The following nucleotide sequence is from Sphingomonas telluris.
GTGAACTCGTACGATTTGGACGCGTCGAGCATTCGCCCGCAAAGTTTCGTCGCTTCGCCGATGGCGATGGGAAGAACGCCGCTTGCGAGCGGATCGAGCGTGCCGCCGTGGCCGACCTTGTGCTTGGGCTCTCCGGCTTCGCGCAGCGCGCGCTTTACGGCGGAGACAGCCTGGGTCGAGCCGAGCCCAACCGGCTTGTCGAGAATGAGCCAGCCGTTGATCACTGCGCGCGAGGCAGGCCCAGCGAAAGCTGCCGGGCTTCGCTGTCCTTCAGGCGGTCGAAGAAATGCTTGCGGCACAGCGCGATGTATCGGTCGTTCCCGCCGATCTCGGTCTGGGCACCGCGTGAGACCGCAAAGCCTTCTTCGTCGACGCGCAGGTTCATCGTCGCCTTTCGCCCGCATTCGCACACGGCCTTTAGCTCGATGAGGCTGTCGGCGAGTGCCAGCAGCGCAGCCGAGCCGGGGAACAACTTCGCCTGGAAGTCGGTGCGCAGGCCGTAACAAAGCACGGGAATGCCGAGCCGGTCCGCGACTTCGCAGAGTTGCAGGACGTGGCGCTGCGACAAAAACTGCGCCTCGTCGACGAGCACGCAGTCGACGCTCCGTCGTTTCAGCTCCTCGCCGATGGCCACGAGCAAATCGACACCGTCGTCATATGTATGCGCAGGCGCCGACAAGGCGATGCGTGAACCGATCGTGCCGCTGCCCGAGCGATCGTCCAACGCGGCCGTCCACAGCATCGTCTCCATGCCGCGCTCGCGATAGTTGAAGTCCGCTTGGAGCAGCGTCGTCGACTTCCCCGCATTCATCGCCGCGTAGTAGAAATAGAGCTTCGCCATCGCTGCCACGCTTAGCGGCAGCGGTTCAAACCGGCCACTCGTCCTTGAGGATGGCGAACAGCACCGTGTCGCGGACGTAGCCGTTCCAGGTGATGCGGTCCGAGCGGAGGATGCCTTCGCGGACCGCCCCGAGCTTCTTCATCGCGGCCTGGCTGCGCTCGTTGCGGCGGTCGACGCGGAACTCGACCCGGCGGATTCCGCACTCGAAGGCGCGCTGTAGCATCATGTCTTTCACGCGCCGGTTGAAGCCGGTGCCGCGCAAGTGGGGGCGGTGGTAGGTGCCGCCGATCTCGAGCACCTGGCGTCCCTCGTCGATGCCGAGGAAGCTGGACATTCCGGCCAACTCGTCGCCTTCGAAAAGCAGGAAGGTGCGATTGCGCGGGTTGGAGCGATAGAAGGCTATGCTTTCGTCGAAGCCCTCGGGGCCGAAGTCATTGGCGTAAATTGCCCAGATGGCGCGGTCTTCCGCGCATGCCGCCTTCAGGGCTTCGAGATGTTCGTCGGTGACCAGCTCGGCACGGCAGCCATCGCCTGTCATGGGCTCAGCGAGCCGATCCCAGTCGATCATTCCTCGTCGAAATCCTGCGCAACATGCTCGGACCGAAGGATGCGGTCGATGTGGCTGCCCTCGTCGAAGCTTTCGTCGGCGATGAACTTCAGCTTCGCAGCGTATTTCGTGCGCACGCGATGGGCGACTTCGCGCTGGAGGAAAGCGGTGTTCCGCCGCAGCGCCTTCAGCACGGCTTCCTCATCCTGACCCAGCAGCGGCTTCACGAAGACGGTCGCGTGGCGAAGGTCCGGCGACATGCGGACTTCGGTGACGCTCACGAGATGCGACTGAAGGACGTCGTCATGTACATCGCCGCGCTGAAGCAATTCGCTCAGCACGTGACGCACCTGCTCTCCGACGCGGAGGAGGCGGACCGAGCGGCCCTCTGCTGTTTCCTGACGGCGCATGGCTTACCTAAGCAGCAAC
It contains:
- a CDS encoding thymidine kinase, with the protein product MAKLYFYYAAMNAGKSTTLLQADFNYRERGMETMLWTAALDDRSGSGTIGSRIALSAPAHTYDDGVDLLVAIGEELKRRSVDCVLVDEAQFLSQRHVLQLCEVADRLGIPVLCYGLRTDFQAKLFPGSAALLALADSLIELKAVCECGRKATMNLRVDEEGFAVSRGAQTEIGGNDRYIALCRKHFFDRLKDSEARQLSLGLPRAQ
- a CDS encoding GNAT family N-acetyltransferase; the protein is MIDWDRLAEPMTGDGCRAELVTDEHLEALKAACAEDRAIWAIYANDFGPEGFDESIAFYRSNPRNRTFLLFEGDELAGMSSFLGIDEGRQVLEIGGTYHRPHLRGTGFNRRVKDMMLQRAFECGIRRVEFRVDRRNERSQAAMKKLGAVREGILRSDRITWNGYVRDTVLFAILKDEWPV
- the rbfA gene encoding 30S ribosome-binding factor RbfA, which gives rise to MRRQETAEGRSVRLLRVGEQVRHVLSELLQRGDVHDDVLQSHLVSVTEVRMSPDLRHATVFVKPLLGQDEEAVLKALRRNTAFLQREVAHRVRTKYAAKLKFIADESFDEGSHIDRILRSEHVAQDFDEE